The Actinosynnema mirum DSM 43827 genomic interval TCGCCCTGCTCGCGCAGCCTCGGGTCCAGCGGGACCTGGCCGAGCAGCGGCACGTCCGCGCCCACGGCCTTGGTCAGCGAGTCGGCCACGGCCTGCCCGCCGCCGGAACCGAACACGTCGACCCTGGTGCCGTCCGGCAGCTCCAGCCACGACATGTTCTCGATGACGCCCGCGATCCGCTGCCGCGTCTGGAGCGCGATCGACCCGGCCCGCTCGGCGACCTCGGCGGCGGCCTGCTGCGGGGTCGTCACGACCAGGATCTCGGCGTTCGGCACCAGCTGGGCCACCGAGATCGCGATGTCGCCGGTGCCCGGCGGCAGGTCGAGCAGCAGCACGTCCAGGTCGCCCCAGAACACGTCCGCGAGGAACTGCTGGAGCGCCCGGTGCAGCATCGGCCCGCGCCAGACCACCGGGGTGTTGCCGGGGGTGAACATGCCGATGGAGATCAGCTTCACGCCGTGCGACTGCGGCGGCATGATCATCTTCTCGACCTGGGTGGGCCGGTCCTCGGTGCCGAGCATCCTCGGGATCGAGTGCCCGTAGATGTCCGCGTCGACCACGCCGACCGACAGGCCGCGCGCGGCCATCGCCACCGCCAGGTTGACCGTGACCGAGGACTTGCCGACCCCGCCCTTGCCGGAGGCCACGCAGTACACCCTGGTCATCGAACCGGGCTGGGCGAACGGGATCACCGGCTCGTCCACCCCGCCGCGCAGGGTCTTGCGCAGCTCGGTGCGCTGCGCGTCGCTCATCACGTCCAGCTCGACCGCCACCGACGTCACGCCGGGCAGCGCCGACACCGCCGACGTCACGTCTGCGGTGATCCTGTCGCGCATCGGGCAGCCGGACACGGTCAGGTAGACGGCGACGTCGACCTTGCCGTCCGGGGAGACCGACACGTCCTTGACCATGCCCAGCTCGGTGATGGGCCGCCGGATCTCGGGGTCCTGCACACCGGCCAGCGCCTTCTGGACGTCGGCGGTGCTGGGCACGGGCTGTGTGGTGGTCAAGATCGCCTCACGGGGGTGGACTGCGGTTCGGGACCAGCCATGCTACGGGCGGCCGTTGTCCTTCCAAGTTACCCCTGAGGTCGCGAAGGGCGTCAGGACACCGGAGTCCCGGAAAGGGCTGCTCCCAGTGCGACCAGCGGGCTTCGTGATGCTCTTCCTTCCCGCGCCGACGCTTTCCGTAACATCGGCTCCCGTGTCCGACACCGGCCCGACCAGACGCGCGCCGACCCGCGACGAGCTGGTGGTGTGGCGCTCGTTCCTCAGGGCCCACGCCAGGCTCACCCGCACCCTGGAGGCCGAGCTGGTCCTGGACCAGCGGCTCACCCTGGCCTCGTACGACGTGCTGGTGCAGCTCGCCGAGCGCCCGGACCGCCGGATGCGGATGACCGAGCTGGCGGACGCCGTCCTGCTGTCCCGCTCGGGGGTGACCAGGCTGGTGGACCGGCTGGAGCGGTCCGGGCTGGTGCTGCGCGAGCGGGTCGACGGGGACGGGCGCGGGGTGGTCGCGGTGCTCACCGAGGCCGGGCTGGACCGGCTGCGCGGCGCGTCCGGGACGCACCTGCGCGGGGTGGCCAGGCACTTCGCGGACGCGCTCGACGGCGAGGACCTGGCCGAGTTCCGGCGGATCTGCGAGAAGCTCGCCGAGGGGTGAGCGCGGGCGGTCCGGCTACGACCGGACGTCGTCCAGCTTCGGGTCGTCCCACCGGCTGTCGTCCTTGCGCCCCTTGCCCTCGCCGGGCTCCCGCTCGTCGCCGTCCCGCTCCTCGCGCTGCTTCTTCGACTTCCCGCTCTTCTTCCGGTCCTCGCGGAACACCCGGTCCAGCTCGCCGCGCAGGAAGTCCCGCGTCGCGACCTCGCCCACCGCGATCCGCAGCGCCGCCAGCTCCCGCGCCAGGTACTCGGTGTCCGCCTTGGTCTGCTCGGCCCGCCGCCGGTCCTCCTCCAGCGACACCCGGTCCCGGTCGTCCTGCCGGTTCTGCGCCAGCAGGATCAGCGGCGCGGCGTACGCGGCCTGGGTGGAGAACGCCAGGTTCAGCAGGATGAACGGGTACGGGTCCCAGCGCAGCGACACCGCGAGCAGGTTCACCGCGATCCACGCGACCACGATGATGGTCTGCCAGAACAGGAACGTGCCCGTCCCGAGGAACCTGGCCAGCCGCTCGGAGAGCCTGCCGAACGCGTCCGGGTCCAGCGACAGCCGGAACCGGCCCGCCGAGCGCGGCTGGTCCAGCCGCCGTCGTCCCTGTGGCTCAGGCATGGGTCAGCCCCGTCTCCCGCCAGTTGTCCGGCAGCAGGTGGTCCAGGACGTCGTCCACGGTCACCGCGCCCAGCAGGTGGTCGGCCTCGTCCACGACGGGCCCGCACACCAGGTTGTACGCCGCGAAGTACCGCGTCACCTCGCCCAGCTTCGCGCCCGGCGGCAACGTCGGCAGATCCGTGTCGAGCACGCCCGCGACCAGGTCGGACGGGGGTTCGCGGAGCAGCCGCTGGATGTGCGCGCAGCCCAGGTAGCGGCCGGTCGGGGTCGCGGTCGGCGGCCTGCACACGAACACCATGCTGGCCAGCGCGGGCGTCAGGTCGGCGTTGCGCACGTGGGCCAGCGCCTCGGCCACGGTCGCGTCCGGGGCCAGCACGACCGGCTCCGGCGTCATCAGCCCGCCCGCCGTGTCGAAGCTGTACTCCAGCAGCCGCTTCACCGGGGCCGACTCCTCCGGCTCCATCAGCTCCAGCAGCCGCTCCTTGTCCCGCTCGGGCAGCTCGGCGAGCAGGTCGGCCGCGTCGTCCGGGTTCATCGCCTCCAGCACGTCGGCGGCCCGCTCGTCGTCCAGGTGCGCCAGCAGGTCCTTCTGGTCGTCCTCGGACAGCTCCTCGATGACGTCGGCGAGCCGCTCGTCGTCCAGCGCCTCGGCGACCTCGTAGCGGCGCTTGAGCGGCAGGTCGTGCAGCGCGCTCGCCACGTCCGCCGCGCGCATCGTCTCGAAGATCGCCACCAGGTGCTGCGCGCCCTGCGGCTGGCCCGCGACCTCGCTCACCGACAGGCCGACGACCTCGTCCCAGCGCAGCACCTGCACCTTGCCCCTGCGGGCGAGCCTGCCGGTGCGCTCGCGCACGGCGACCCTGGTCATCCGCCAGTCGCGGGTGCGGGCCGGTTCCATCGCGGCGTCCACCAGCACGGCCGCGGTCCCGCCGACGGTGACGCGGGCGTCGATCAGCTCGCCGACCACCAGCACCTCGTTGGCGCGCTGGTGGAACTGGCGCAGGCTCACCGACCCGGTCGCGAGGATGATCGCGTTCGGCTCGATCGAGGTGACCCGCAGCATCGGCACGAAGATCCGACGCCGGGTCACCAGCTCCACCACCAGCCCCAGCACGCGCGGGGGTTGTCGGTCGATTCGCAGGCCCACGACCAGGTCGCGGGCCTTGCCGATGGACTCCCCGTCCGGCCCGAACACGGGCAGTCCGGCCAGCTGGGCCGCGAAGACCCGGTTCACTCCGACCACGGGGACAAGGCTAGTGGGGCGCGGCGGTCAGCGCGGGCTGAGCGCGCGGGTGATCGTCTCGCAGGCTCCGGGGGAGACGTCGAAGCCCTGCGCGCTGAACCACGGCCACGCGCTCGCCGCCCGGTAGAACGCCCAGTTCCGCGCCAGTTCCGGGTCCATCCCGGCGGCGTCGACCACGGCGGCCAGCCGCTCGCGCACGCCGCGCTCGCCGTCCAGCTCGGCGATCCGGTTCCACAGCAGGGCGACCGCGCCGACCTCCACGTCGCAGGACAGCGGCTTCGGGTCGATCACCAGCCACGGCTCGCGGTCGGCGGCCAGCACGTTCTCGTAGTGCCCGTCCTCGTTCACCAGCAGGCGCGCGGCGTTCGCGGTCAGCTCGCGGCCCAGCTCGGTGGCGGCCTCGGCGATCCGCGACGGCGCCGGGGAGCCGACCGCGGCGTTCTCGGCGGTGACGTCGACCGGCTCGGCGCGCCGGAACCCGGTGGCGTCGGGGAGGGCGAGCCTGCGCATCAGGCCCGCGGCGACCGCGACGGCCTCGGCGATCGGGACGTCCAGCAGCGAGCGGCGGGCGTGCAGGCGCTCCAGCAGCAGCGCGCCGGTGTCCGGGTCGTGCTCCAGCAGCCGCACCGCGCCGTCGCCGTCCCAGGCGCGCAGCGCGAGCGGCTCGCCCCTGGTCTCGACGTCCTGCCAGACCAGCTTGAGCGCGGCGGGGGAGCCGTCGGCGCGGCGCACCGGCAGCACGACGGCGGTCATGCCGGA includes:
- a CDS encoding Mrp/NBP35 family ATP-binding protein encodes the protein MTTTQPVPSTADVQKALAGVQDPEIRRPITELGMVKDVSVSPDGKVDVAVYLTVSGCPMRDRITADVTSAVSALPGVTSVAVELDVMSDAQRTELRKTLRGGVDEPVIPFAQPGSMTRVYCVASGKGGVGKSSVTVNLAVAMAARGLSVGVVDADIYGHSIPRMLGTEDRPTQVEKMIMPPQSHGVKLISIGMFTPGNTPVVWRGPMLHRALQQFLADVFWGDLDVLLLDLPPGTGDIAISVAQLVPNAEILVVTTPQQAAAEVAERAGSIALQTRQRIAGVIENMSWLELPDGTRVDVFGSGGGQAVADSLTKAVGADVPLLGQVPLDPRLREQGDAGTPIVLAEPDSAAGQVLTEVAGKLSTRSRGLAGRLLSVSPAGR
- a CDS encoding MarR family winged helix-turn-helix transcriptional regulator, coding for MLFLPAPTLSVTSAPVSDTGPTRRAPTRDELVVWRSFLRAHARLTRTLEAELVLDQRLTLASYDVLVQLAERPDRRMRMTELADAVLLSRSGVTRLVDRLERSGLVLRERVDGDGRGVVAVLTEAGLDRLRGASGTHLRGVARHFADALDGEDLAEFRRICEKLAEG
- a CDS encoding DUF1003 domain-containing protein, with product MPEPQGRRRLDQPRSAGRFRLSLDPDAFGRLSERLARFLGTGTFLFWQTIIVVAWIAVNLLAVSLRWDPYPFILLNLAFSTQAAYAAPLILLAQNRQDDRDRVSLEEDRRRAEQTKADTEYLARELAALRIAVGEVATRDFLRGELDRVFREDRKKSGKSKKQREERDGDEREPGEGKGRKDDSRWDDPKLDDVRS
- a CDS encoding magnesium transporter MgtE N-terminal domain-containing protein, translated to MVGVNRVFAAQLAGLPVFGPDGESIGKARDLVVGLRIDRQPPRVLGLVVELVTRRRIFVPMLRVTSIEPNAIILATGSVSLRQFHQRANEVLVVGELIDARVTVGGTAAVLVDAAMEPARTRDWRMTRVAVRERTGRLARRGKVQVLRWDEVVGLSVSEVAGQPQGAQHLVAIFETMRAADVASALHDLPLKRRYEVAEALDDERLADVIEELSEDDQKDLLAHLDDERAADVLEAMNPDDAADLLAELPERDKERLLELMEPEESAPVKRLLEYSFDTAGGLMTPEPVVLAPDATVAEALAHVRNADLTPALASMVFVCRPPTATPTGRYLGCAHIQRLLREPPSDLVAGVLDTDLPTLPPGAKLGEVTRYFAAYNLVCGPVVDEADHLLGAVTVDDVLDHLLPDNWRETGLTHA
- a CDS encoding aminoglycoside phosphotransferase family protein; its protein translation is MIEVPPGFGQALDGAGDWIADLPKLATRACATWQLTPDGDLLSGMTAVVLPVRRADGSPAALKLVWQDVETRGEPLALRAWDGDGAVRLLEHDPDTGALLLERLHARRSLLDVPIAEAVAVAAGLMRRLALPDATGFRRAEPVDVTAENAAVGSPAPSRIAEAATELGRELTANAARLLVNEDGHYENVLAADREPWLVIDPKPLSCDVEVGAVALLWNRIAELDGERGVRERLAAVVDAAGMDPELARNWAFYRAASAWPWFSAQGFDVSPGACETITRALSPR